From the genome of Carassius gibelio isolate Cgi1373 ecotype wild population from Czech Republic chromosome A16, carGib1.2-hapl.c, whole genome shotgun sequence, one region includes:
- the LOC128030329 gene encoding leukocyte elastase inhibitor isoform X1 — MEPLTAANTQFSLNLFKKISEGNASGNVFYSPISISSALAMVSLGAKGNTAAQMFKVLGFTNPPKPDGATPASHQQAQKPQMVCGVKGQHGPSMTQQTQKCEIPAELKKSPAQQTSGQKTEDQIHSGFNKLMSELKKPGAPYVLSLANRLYGEQSYQFVEKFLNDAKKYYEAGLEEVEFKKKSEAARVDINKWVEENTQEKIKDLLPQGSIDASTKLVLVNAIYFKGNWEKKFPKEATSDGQFKLNKAQTKPVKMMNQKAEFPLGFIPELNSQVLELPYVGKNLSMLIILPNEIQDETTGLQKLEKALTYEKLMEWTRPDVMRRQEVQVSLPRFKMEETYDMKSLLISMGMEDVFNEQKVNLSGMSPNNDLVVSKVVHKAFVEVNEEGTEAAAATGVVMMTRCMRIPQFFNADHPFLFFIRHNPTKSILFYGRFCSS; from the exons ATGGAGCCTTTGACTGCAGCAAACACACAGTTCTCTCTAAACTTGTTCAAGAAGATCAGTGAAGGAAACGCATCAGGAAATGTGTTCTACTCTCCGATCAGCATCTCTTCAGCTCTGGCCATGGTGTCGCTCGGAGCGAAAGGAAACACAGCGGCGCAGATGTTTAAG GTCTTGGGTTTTACCAATCCTCCCAAACCTGACGGAGCGACTCCAGCATCTCATCAACAAGCCCAGAAGCCCCAGATGGTCTGCGGTGTCAAAGGTCAGCATGGACCGTCAATGACACAACAAACCCAGAAGTGTGAGATTCCTGCTGAACTCAAG AAATCTCCTGCTCAgcaaacatctggacaaaaaacTGAGGACCAAATTCATTCCGGCTTCAACAAGCTCATGAGTGAACTGAAGAAACCAGGAGCGCCGTATGTGTTGAGTCTCGCCAACCGTCTCTACGGAGAACAATCATACCAGTTTGTTGAG AAATTCctcaatgatgcaaaaaaatactATGAAGCCGGACTGGAGGAGGTGGAGTTCAAGAAGAAATCAGAGGCTGCGCGAGTCGACATCAACAAATGGGTGGAGGAAAACACTCAAG AAAAGATCAAGGACTTGCTCCCACAGGGATCCATCGACGCATCGACGAAACTGGTCTTGGTGAATGCCATCTACTTCAAGGGGAACTGGGAGAAGAAATTCCCAAAGGAAGCCACTAGTGATGGACAGTTTAAACTGAACAAG GCTCAAACTAAACCAGTGAAGATGATGAATCAGAAGGCAGAGTTTCCTCTTGGCTTCATCCCAGAGTTGAACAGTCAGGTTCTGGAGCTGCCGTATGTCGGGAAAAATCTCAGTATGTTGATCATCCTTCCTAATGAGATTCAAGACGAAACCACTGGCCTTCAGAAG CTTGAAAAGGCACTGACTTATGAGAAGCTGATGGAGTGGACGAGACCTGACGTCATGCGTCGACAGGAAGTTCAAGTATCTCTGCCCAGATTCAAGATGGAGGAAACCTATGACATGAAGAGTCTTCTGATCAGCATGGGGATGGAGGATGTTTTTAATGAGCAGAAGGTGAATCTTTCAGGCATGTCGCCCAACAATGACCTGGTGGTGTCGAAGGTGGTTCATAAAGCCTTCGTTGAAGTAAACGAGGAAGGAACCGAAGCGGCTGCAGCCACCGGCGTCGTTATGATGACCCGATGTATGAGGATCCCGCAGTTCTTTAACGCAGATCATCCGTTCCTCTTCTTCATCCGACACAATCCAACCAAGAGCATTCTGTTCTACGGACGCTTCTGCTCTTCGTGA
- the LOC128030329 gene encoding leukocyte elastase inhibitor isoform X13, protein MERLSAANTQFSLNLFKKISEGNATKNVFYSPISISSALAMVSLGAKGNTALQMFKVLGFTNPPKPGAATPAPHVKEDQIHSSFNKLMSELKKPGAPYVLSLANRLYGEQSYQFVEKFLNDTKTYYKAELEEVDFKKKSEAARVNINKWVEKNTQEKIKNLLPQGSVNDATKLVLVNAIYFKGNWEKKFPKEATRDGQFKLNKAQTKPVKMMYQESKFPLGFIPEMNSQVLELPYVGKNLSMLIILPNKIQDETTGLQKLEKALTYEKLMEWTKPNKMLQEQVQVSLPRFKMEESYDMKSLLISMGMEDVFDLQKVNLSGMSPNNDLVVSKVIHKAFVEVNEEGTEAAAATGVVILGATALKPEDPKIFIADHPFLFFIRHNPSNSILFYGRFCSP, encoded by the exons ATGGAGCGTCTATCTGCAGCAAACACCCAGTTCTCTCTAAACCTGTTCAAGAAGATCAGTGAAGGAAATGCAACAAAAAATGTCTTCTACTCTCCGATCAGCATCTCTTCAGCTCTGGCCATGGTGTCGCTCGGAGCGAAAGGAAACACAGCGTTGCAGATGTTTAAG GTCCTGGGCTTTACCAATCCTCCCAAACCCGGTGCTGCGACTCCAGCTCCACATGTTAAAGAGGACCAAATTCATTCCAGCTTCAACAAGCTCATGAGTGAACTGAAGAAACCCGGAGCGCCGTATGTGTTGAGTCTTGCCAACCGTCTTTACGGAGAACAATCCTACCAGTTTGTCGAG AAATTCCTCAATGACACAAAAACATACTATAAAGCTGAACTGGAGGAGGTGGACTTCAAGAAGAAATCAGAGGCTGCGCGTGTCAACATCAACAAATGGGTGGAGAAAAACACTCAAG AAAAGATCAAGAACTTGTTGCCACAAGGAAGTGTCAATGATGCAACAAAACTGGTCTTGGTGAACGCCATCTACTTCAAGGGGAACTGGGAGAAGAAATTCCCAAAGGAAGCCACCAGAGATGGACAGTTTAAGCTTAACAAA GCTCAAACTAAACCAGTGAAGATGATGTATCAGGAATCAAAGTTTCCTCTGGGCTTTATCCCAGAGATGAACAGTCAGGTTCTGGAGCTGCCGTATGTCGGGAAGAATCTCAGTATGTTGATCATCCTTCCGAACAAGATTCAAGACGAAACCACTGGCCTTCAGAAG CTTGAAAAGGCACTGACCTACGAGAAGCTCATGGAGTGGACCAAACCCAACAAGATGCTTCAAGAGCAAGTTCAAGTATCTCTGCCCAGATTCAAGATGGAGGAAAGCTATGACATGAAGAGTCTTCTGATCAGCATGGGGATGGAGGATGTTTTTGACCTGCAGAAGGTGAATCTTTCAGGCATGTCGCCCAACAATGACCTGGTGGTGTCGAAGGTGATTCATAAAGCCTTCGTTGAAGTAAACGAGGAAGGAACCGAAGCGGCTGCAGCCACCGGCGTCGTTATCCTTGGTGCGACAGCTTTAAAACCAGAAGACCCAAAAATCTTTATTGCAGACCATCCCTTCCTTTTCTTCATCCGACACAATCCCTCCAACAGCATTCTGTTTTACGGACGCTTCTGTTCTCCTTAG